The nucleotide window AATCTTGGTACTATACTATAAAAAAAATAATATTGTCTAATATTTTTTTTACTTTTATAGTTTATAACTGCGTAATTAATATAATCTTATATATATATTGTATACATATATATGTTATCTGTATTGTTTTCTATTCTACTTTAAATTATATTTTTAACTTTTGTATAACATTTAAAAAAAAATTTTAACTACTTTAAACTAGTTAAATAAATTTTTATAAAACTTAATTTTTTTATTTTAATAATATTTATCATTCGAGGATAAAATGAAATTACCAATTTATTTAGATTATGCAGCAACAACACCAGTAGATTTACAAGTGATAAATACCATGAATAAATTTCTCTCTATATCAGGAAACTTTGGAAATCCAGCATCACGTTCTCATAAATTTGGATGGATTGCGGAAGAAGCAGTAGATATTGCTAGAAATCAAATTTCTGATCTCATTAAAGCAGATCCTAGAGAAATTATTTTTACTTCTGGAGCTACTGAATCAAATAATTTAGCTTTAAAAGGATTTTTAGATTTTTATAAAAGTAAAAACCACATTATTACTAGTAAAACAGAACATAAATCTATTTTAGATACTTGTCAATATTTAGAAAAAAAAGGATTTGAAGTAACGTATTTAACACCAAAAAAGACTGGTTTAATTGATTTAAATGAATTAGAAGATGCAATTTCTAATAAAACTGCATTAGTTTCTATCATGTATGTAAATAATGAAATAGGAATAATACAAGACATATTTAAAATCAGTAATATTTGCAAAAAAAAAAATGTTATTTTACATGTAGATGCAACACAAGCAATTGGAAAAATTCCTATAAATTTAAAAAAAATGAAAATTGATTTAATGTCTTTTTCTGCCCACAAAATATATGGACCAAAAGGAATAGGAGCTTTATATGTAAGAAGAAAACCAAGAGTTCGTTTAATTTCTCAAATACATGGTGGAGGTCATGAACGAGGGATGCGATCCGGAACTCTTCCTGTTCACCAAATCGCAGGATTTGGATTAGCCTGTTTTTTAGCTGGAAAAAATTTAAAAAATGATAATATACACTGCACAAATTTAAGAAATCAACTTTGGAATGGAATAAAAAAAATTGAAGAAGTATATTTAAATACTGATTTAAAAAATAGTTCTCCTCATATTTTAAACGTTAGTTTTAACTATGTTGAAGGAGAATCTTTAATAATGGCTTTAAAAGATCTCGCTGTATCCTCTGGATCTGCTTGTACTTCTTCTAGTTTAAAACCTTCTTATGTACTTCGTTCTATTGGCGTAAAAGATGAATTAGCTCATAGTTCTATTCGTTTTTCTATTGGGAGATATACTTCTAATAAAGAAATTGAGTACTCTCTCAATCTAATACACTTAGCTATAAGAAAACTACGAGTATTATCTCCTCTATGGGAAATGTATAAAGAAGGAATAGATATTAATAAAGTACAGTGGAATACATAGTATTTTTCTTATAAGAGTAATATAATTACATATTACTTGTTTTAAATTATTTAACATGGTGATAATTATTATGTCATATAGTAAAAAAGTTTTAGATCATTATGAAAATCCTAGAAATGTAGGATCTTTTACTAGCACTGATAAAAATGTTGGAACTAGTATTGTAGGAGCTCCTGCTTGTGGAGACGTAATGAAACTGCAAATAAAAGTTAATAATAAGGAAGTAATTGAAGATGCTTGTTTTAAAACATACGGATGCGGATCTGCAATAGCATCAAGTTCTCTAGCTACAGAATGGATAAAAGGTAAATCAATTAATGAAGCAGAAAAAATTCATAATACTGATATAGTAAAAGAATTAGCATTACCTCCTGTAAAAATTCATTGTTCTGTTTTAGCTGAAGATGCCATTAAAAAAGCTATTTTAGACTATAAAAAAAAAAATTATAAAAGAAAAACTAAAAGCATTAAATATTAACATTATTTGTAAAAAAAATATTTATAATGAAAACGCACTGAAACAATCGTTTTAGTGCGTTAAAAACTATCTGTTATAAAAAAATAGAAATTTAATATAAATTAAAACTATAATCTTCACTATAAGTTGATAAGGTTATATAATGAATTATTTTGTTTTATTTAACTTACCAGAAAAATTTGAAATAAATCTAAAAAATTTAACTAGACACTTTTATAAACTACAAAAACAGTT belongs to Buchnera aphidicola (Anoecia corni) and includes:
- the iscU gene encoding Fe-S cluster assembly scaffold IscU, translated to MSYSKKVLDHYENPRNVGSFTSTDKNVGTSIVGAPACGDVMKLQIKVNNKEVIEDACFKTYGCGSAIASSSLATEWIKGKSINEAEKIHNTDIVKELALPPVKIHCSVLAEDAIKKAILDYKKKNYKRKTKSIKY
- a CDS encoding IscS subfamily cysteine desulfurase, which translates into the protein MKLPIYLDYAATTPVDLQVINTMNKFLSISGNFGNPASRSHKFGWIAEEAVDIARNQISDLIKADPREIIFTSGATESNNLALKGFLDFYKSKNHIITSKTEHKSILDTCQYLEKKGFEVTYLTPKKTGLIDLNELEDAISNKTALVSIMYVNNEIGIIQDIFKISNICKKKNVILHVDATQAIGKIPINLKKMKIDLMSFSAHKIYGPKGIGALYVRRKPRVRLISQIHGGGHERGMRSGTLPVHQIAGFGLACFLAGKNLKNDNIHCTNLRNQLWNGIKKIEEVYLNTDLKNSSPHILNVSFNYVEGESLIMALKDLAVSSGSACTSSSLKPSYVLRSIGVKDELAHSSIRFSIGRYTSNKEIEYSLNLIHLAIRKLRVLSPLWEMYKEGIDINKVQWNT